In a genomic window of Enterobacter asburiae:
- a CDS encoding acetyltransferase — protein MANANIVHSGYGFRCTATEQNLPLTLGLDGSAVLERLTGIPDGWLVDALDQLFIAAPALTGITLPWAAWQDEPQAQALFRQAHGDYLARETFWQLPLWLKGERPQASGGMQFDESRQLYFPLRPHRPQGEVYRRYDPQIKRTLSFRVADVALDGERFTQWMNNPRVNAFWEMAGPQAEQENYLRRQLDSTYCYPVIGCFDDQPFGYFELYWAAEDRIGRHYRWQPFDRGLHMLVGEENWRGAQYIRSWLRGLSHYLYLDEPRTARIVAEPRFDNQRLFRHLASAGFETMKEFDFPHKRSRLIMSQRHRFFSEVEL, from the coding sequence ATGGCGAACGCGAATATCGTCCATTCCGGCTACGGCTTTCGCTGCACGGCCACGGAACAAAACCTGCCGCTGACGCTGGGTCTCGACGGCAGCGCGGTCCTTGAGCGCCTGACCGGGATCCCGGACGGCTGGCTGGTGGACGCCCTCGATCAGCTATTTATTGCCGCGCCCGCCCTGACCGGCATTACCCTGCCGTGGGCGGCCTGGCAGGATGAGCCCCAGGCGCAGGCACTGTTTCGCCAGGCCCACGGGGATTATCTGGCGCGTGAAACCTTCTGGCAGCTGCCGCTGTGGCTGAAAGGCGAGCGTCCGCAGGCAAGCGGCGGTATGCAGTTTGATGAGAGCCGTCAGCTGTACTTCCCGCTGCGCCCTCACCGCCCGCAGGGTGAGGTCTATCGCCGTTACGATCCGCAGATTAAGCGCACCCTCAGCTTCCGCGTTGCCGACGTGGCGCTGGACGGCGAACGATTCACGCAATGGATGAATAACCCGCGCGTGAACGCCTTCTGGGAGATGGCGGGCCCGCAGGCCGAGCAGGAAAACTACCTGCGCCGTCAGCTTGACTCGACCTACTGCTACCCGGTTATCGGCTGCTTCGACGACCAGCCGTTCGGCTATTTTGAACTCTACTGGGCGGCGGAAGACCGGATTGGCCGCCACTACCGCTGGCAGCCGTTTGACCGTGGGCTGCACATGCTGGTGGGCGAAGAGAACTGGCGCGGCGCGCAGTATATCCGCAGCTGGCTGCGCGGCCTGAGCCACTATCTGTATCTCGATGAGCCACGCACCGCGCGCATCGTGGCCGAGCCGCGTTTCGACAACCAGCGCCTGTTCCGCCATCTGGCCTCCGCCGGTTTTGAGACGATGAAAGAGTTCGACTTCCCGCACAAGCGCTCGCGCCTCATCATGAGCCAGCGTCACCGCTTCTTCAGCGAGGTGGAACTGTGA
- the iucC gene encoding aerobactin synthase IucC, whose amino-acid sequence MVAKILAELEYERTLRAEPVSADDWRIAMGNESWQFRATRGIWGWLHIDPDTLTTASGAAVEAESALLQLATVLEMSDAQTAEHMEDLYATLRGDMQLLQAREALDADALIHLDPDELQCLMSGHPKFIFNKGRRGWGLDALRQYAPEYRGRFRLHWVAVQREHLVWSSDADCDIHTLLASTMDDAERARFDARWQALDLNDSWLPVPLHPWQWQQKIAIHFLAQLARGEMVELGEFGDEYLAQQSLRTLTNASRRAPYDIKLPLTIYNTSCYRGIPGKYIAAGPLASRWLQQQFAADATLARSGAQVLGEPAAGYLSHPGYAALPKAPYRYQEMLGVIWRENPSCYLQDGEQAVLMAALMETDNAGRPLIDAWIKRSGLTAEAWLEKLFEATVIPFYHLLCRYGVALIAHGQNVTLVMKDYVVQRILLKDFQGDMRLVDEDFPQAQSLPEQVKAVTARLSADYIIHDLQTGNFVTVLRFISRLTLQCGVSENRFYQILAGVLHRYMAAHPELAERFTKFDLFKPQIIRVILNPVKLTFSEHDGGSRMLPNYVTDLDNPLFLASRESAQ is encoded by the coding sequence ATGGTGGCGAAGATCCTCGCCGAGCTGGAATACGAGCGTACCCTGCGCGCTGAGCCGGTGTCGGCGGACGACTGGCGCATCGCCATGGGCAACGAGTCCTGGCAGTTTCGCGCCACGCGCGGGATCTGGGGCTGGCTGCATATCGACCCGGACACGCTGACCACCGCCAGCGGCGCCGCCGTGGAAGCGGAAAGCGCGCTGCTGCAGCTGGCGACGGTGCTGGAGATGAGCGACGCGCAAACGGCAGAGCACATGGAAGATCTCTACGCCACTCTGCGCGGGGACATGCAGCTGCTGCAGGCGCGTGAAGCGCTGGATGCGGACGCCCTGATCCACCTCGACCCGGACGAATTACAGTGTCTGATGAGCGGTCACCCGAAGTTTATTTTCAACAAAGGACGCCGCGGCTGGGGTCTGGACGCGCTGCGTCAGTATGCGCCGGAATACCGCGGGCGCTTCCGCCTGCACTGGGTCGCCGTCCAGCGCGAGCATCTGGTCTGGAGCAGTGACGCCGATTGCGACATCCACACTCTGCTGGCCAGCACCATGGACGATGCCGAGCGCGCCCGGTTTGACGCCCGCTGGCAGGCGCTGGATCTGAACGACAGCTGGCTGCCTGTGCCGTTGCACCCGTGGCAGTGGCAGCAAAAAATTGCCATTCATTTCCTGGCGCAGCTGGCGCGCGGTGAGATGGTTGAGCTGGGCGAATTTGGCGATGAGTATCTGGCGCAGCAGTCCCTGCGCACGCTCACCAACGCCAGCCGTCGCGCGCCGTATGACATCAAACTGCCGCTGACTATCTACAACACCTCCTGCTATCGCGGCATTCCGGGCAAGTACATTGCTGCCGGGCCGCTGGCCTCGCGCTGGCTGCAGCAGCAGTTCGCCGCCGACGCCACGCTTGCCCGCTCTGGCGCGCAGGTGCTTGGCGAACCCGCCGCCGGATATCTGTCGCATCCTGGCTATGCGGCCCTGCCGAAAGCGCCCTACCGCTATCAGGAGATGCTGGGGGTAATCTGGCGGGAGAACCCGTCCTGTTATCTTCAGGATGGCGAACAGGCGGTGCTGATGGCGGCGCTGATGGAAACCGACAACGCAGGACGTCCGCTGATCGACGCGTGGATCAAGCGTTCGGGGTTAACCGCTGAAGCGTGGCTGGAAAAGCTGTTCGAAGCGACGGTGATCCCGTTCTACCACCTGCTTTGCCGTTACGGCGTGGCGCTGATCGCCCACGGCCAGAACGTGACGCTGGTGATGAAGGACTACGTTGTGCAGCGCATCCTGCTGAAGGATTTCCAGGGCGATATGCGCCTGGTGGACGAGGATTTCCCGCAGGCACAGAGCCTGCCGGAGCAGGTAAAAGCGGTGACGGCGCGCCTGAGCGCGGATTACATCATCCACGACCTGCAGACCGGCAACTTTGTGACGGTGCTGCGCTTTATTTCACGCCTCACCCTGCAATGCGGCGTAAGCGAAAACCGTTTCTATCAGATCCTCGCCGGGGTGCTGCACCGCTATATGGCCGCGCACCCGGAGCTTGCGGAGCGCTTCACGAAATTCGACCTGTTTAAGCCGCAGATTATTCGCGTGATCCTCAACCCGGTCAAACTGACCTTCTCCGAACACGACGGCGGCAGCCGCATGCTGCCGAACTACGTCACCGATCTTGATAACCCTCTTTTTCTGGCCTCCCGGGAGTCCGCGCAATGA